A stretch of Paraburkholderia phenazinium DNA encodes these proteins:
- a CDS encoding NAD-dependent succinate-semialdehyde dehydrogenase yields the protein MSDFLRTGHYINGEWYQGAETYAVSNPATGELIANVAKGGAAETAQAIAAAERAFPAWRALTAKERGARVKRWGELMLENRDALAELMSREQGKPLAEARGEVGYAASFFEWFAEEAKRAYGDVIPSPNPKAKIIVTREPVGVVAAITPWNFPLAMITRKAGPALAAGCTMVLKPSEETPLSAFALAVLAEQAGVPAGVFNIVSGDAVAIGGALTASSVVRKLSFTGSTRVGKLLAKQSADTLKKLSLELGGNAPFIVFDDADIEAAVQGAMASKFRNTGQTCVCVNRFYVQDGVYDAFTQALTKAVQKMRVGNALEGEVEQGPLINAAALKKVESHVADALQKGAKVLTGAKRHALGGTFYEPTVLIDAAKSMLVAGEETFGPVAACFRFKTEQEAIAAANDTPFGLSAYFYTSDLGRAWRVAEALESGMVAVNEGILSTEVAPFGGVKESGLGREGSKYGLDEYMELKYMMMGGLGR from the coding sequence ATGAGCGATTTTCTCCGTACCGGGCATTACATCAACGGCGAATGGTATCAAGGCGCCGAGACCTATGCCGTGTCGAATCCGGCTACCGGCGAGCTGATTGCCAACGTGGCCAAAGGCGGTGCTGCTGAAACCGCTCAGGCGATTGCCGCCGCCGAACGTGCATTCCCTGCGTGGCGTGCGTTGACCGCAAAGGAACGCGGCGCACGGGTGAAGCGTTGGGGCGAGTTGATGCTCGAGAACCGCGATGCGCTCGCTGAACTGATGTCGCGTGAACAGGGCAAACCGCTTGCTGAAGCGCGCGGTGAGGTGGGTTATGCGGCGAGCTTTTTCGAGTGGTTCGCCGAAGAAGCGAAGCGCGCTTACGGCGATGTGATTCCGAGCCCGAATCCGAAAGCGAAGATCATCGTGACGCGTGAGCCAGTGGGCGTCGTCGCGGCGATTACGCCGTGGAACTTTCCGCTCGCAATGATTACGCGGAAAGCGGGCCCGGCGCTGGCGGCTGGCTGCACGATGGTTCTCAAGCCATCCGAGGAGACACCGCTGTCCGCTTTCGCGTTGGCCGTGCTGGCCGAACAGGCCGGCGTTCCCGCTGGCGTGTTCAACATCGTGTCGGGCGATGCCGTTGCGATTGGCGGGGCGCTGACGGCTTCATCGGTGGTGCGCAAGCTGTCGTTCACCGGTTCTACGCGGGTGGGCAAGCTGCTCGCGAAGCAATCCGCGGATACGCTGAAAAAGCTCTCGCTGGAGCTCGGCGGCAACGCGCCGTTCATCGTGTTCGACGATGCGGACATTGAAGCCGCCGTGCAAGGTGCGATGGCTTCAAAGTTTCGCAACACTGGGCAGACCTGTGTGTGCGTCAATCGCTTCTACGTGCAGGACGGCGTCTACGACGCTTTTACCCAGGCGCTGACGAAGGCCGTACAGAAGATGCGGGTCGGCAATGCGCTCGAAGGCGAAGTCGAACAAGGTCCGCTTATCAATGCAGCCGCCTTGAAGAAAGTGGAAAGTCATGTCGCGGATGCTTTGCAGAAGGGTGCCAAGGTGCTGACAGGCGCGAAACGTCACGCGCTCGGCGGCACGTTTTACGAGCCGACGGTGTTGATCGACGCGGCGAAGTCGATGCTGGTTGCTGGCGAAGAAACCTTCGGCCCTGTCGCCGCCTGCTTCCGCTTCAAGACGGAACAAGAAGCGATCGCAGCGGCTAACGACACGCCGTTCGGTTTATCCGCGTACTTCTACACCAGCGATCTCGGCCGGGCGTGGCGCGTGGCCGAAGCCCTGGAAAGCGGCATGGTGGCGGTCAACGAAGGCATCCTTTCGACGGAAGTGGCGCCGTTCGGCGGCGTCAAGGAATCGGGCCTGGGCCGCGAAGGCTCGAAGTATGGTCTCGATGAGTATATGGAGTTGAAGTACATGATGATGGGCGGCCTTGGTCGCTGA
- a CDS encoding aldo/keto reductase: protein MEYIRLGQSGLKVSRLCLGTMNMGTPDWKPWIFDEAQSEPIVRHALEAGVNFIDLADFYSTGVGEEVVGRILKRIARREEIVVTTKVGYDMGTYQNAGGHSRKHIMDGIDGSLKRLGMEYVDIYMLHFFDVNTPVEETMGALNDIVRAGKARYIGVSTMYTWQFAKIMQVCERNGWHKPINMQLQLNLAYREEEREMIPYCDDQGVGVSVFSPLARGLLTSDPNSTRNQTDFFTAQMYGDTASREIAASVARVAAARGVSAAQIAQAWVLNHGGVASMLVGADTPAQFDSALAALDTKLSADELFELERNYTPCDLINDYTAGKRIAREPRPAQAAFAQTLEKAA from the coding sequence ATGGAATACATTCGCCTCGGCCAATCGGGCCTGAAAGTGTCGCGCCTATGCCTCGGCACGATGAACATGGGCACACCCGACTGGAAGCCCTGGATTTTCGACGAAGCGCAAAGCGAGCCGATCGTGCGCCACGCGCTCGAAGCCGGCGTCAACTTCATCGATCTCGCGGACTTTTATTCGACGGGTGTCGGTGAAGAAGTCGTGGGCCGCATTCTTAAGCGCATCGCGCGACGCGAAGAGATCGTCGTTACGACCAAGGTCGGCTACGACATGGGCACGTATCAGAACGCCGGCGGCCATTCGCGCAAGCACATCATGGATGGCATCGACGGCTCGCTGAAGCGTCTGGGCATGGAATACGTCGATATCTACATGCTGCACTTCTTCGACGTCAACACGCCGGTCGAAGAAACGATGGGTGCGCTGAATGATATCGTGCGTGCCGGCAAGGCGCGCTATATCGGCGTGTCGACGATGTACACGTGGCAGTTCGCCAAGATCATGCAGGTATGCGAACGCAACGGCTGGCACAAGCCGATAAACATGCAGTTGCAACTGAATCTGGCCTATCGCGAGGAAGAGCGCGAGATGATTCCGTATTGCGACGATCAGGGCGTGGGTGTCTCGGTGTTTAGTCCGTTGGCCCGTGGTCTGCTGACGAGCGATCCGAACTCGACGCGCAATCAGACCGACTTCTTTACCGCGCAAATGTACGGCGATACGGCCTCGCGTGAGATTGCCGCATCCGTCGCGCGAGTGGCCGCAGCGCGTGGCGTGTCCGCCGCGCAGATCGCCCAGGCGTGGGTGCTGAATCATGGCGGCGTGGCAAGCATGCTGGTCGGCGCAGATACGCCCGCGCAATTCGACAGCGCGCTCGCCGCACTCGACACGAAGCTCTCCGCCGACGAACTCTTCGAACTCGAACGCAACTACACGCCTTGCGATCTCATCAACGATTACACGGCAGGTAAGCGCATCGCCCGCGAGCCGCGGCCGGCGCAAGCGGCGTTCGCCCAAACTCTGGAAAAAGCAGCATGA
- the fae gene encoding formaldehyde-activating enzyme: protein MSVTTEKQLFIGEGFEGPGVNLAHINVLVGPRNGPAGQAFATALSTPSAGHAPFVVIARPGIPTKPLTLYVNKAQIDGDFHGNATWGASQAGIAKAVAESLENGTLPPEAENDWVVVSANWVNPKTDDLDAVFENNYRACKNAILAAMKGLPHRDEVFAAAREVSNPFYTPKQR, encoded by the coding sequence ATGAGCGTAACGACAGAAAAGCAACTTTTTATCGGCGAGGGCTTCGAAGGCCCGGGCGTGAATCTCGCGCACATCAACGTTTTGGTCGGCCCGCGTAATGGCCCGGCAGGCCAGGCGTTCGCCACCGCGCTGTCGACGCCGTCTGCGGGTCACGCGCCGTTCGTCGTCATTGCCCGTCCGGGTATCCCGACCAAGCCGCTCACGTTGTATGTGAACAAGGCGCAGATCGACGGCGACTTCCATGGCAACGCCACCTGGGGTGCTTCGCAAGCGGGTATCGCCAAGGCCGTGGCTGAATCGCTCGAGAACGGCACGCTGCCGCCGGAAGCCGAAAACGATTGGGTTGTCGTGTCGGCGAACTGGGTCAACCCGAAGACCGACGATCTCGACGCCGTGTTCGAGAACAACTACCGCGCCTGCAAGAACGCGATCCTCGCTGCAATGAAGGGTCTGCCGCATCGCGACGAAGTATTTGCCGCCGCGCGCGAAGTGTCGAACCCGTTCTATACGCCGAAGCAACGCTAA
- a CDS encoding H-NS histone family protein gives MATYKQLTAQLEKLHKEVAVAREKEIEQAIADIKQKIVEYGITAVELGFSSKRSTPKKAPLPPKYRNPKTGETWSGRGRSPAWLAGKNRERFLISE, from the coding sequence ATGGCCACTTACAAACAATTGACTGCGCAGCTCGAAAAACTTCATAAGGAAGTCGCGGTTGCTCGCGAAAAAGAAATTGAGCAGGCGATTGCTGATATCAAGCAGAAGATTGTGGAATACGGCATTACCGCAGTGGAACTTGGCTTTTCGAGCAAACGTTCAACGCCGAAAAAGGCACCTTTACCACCGAAGTACCGCAATCCGAAGACGGGCGAAACCTGGAGTGGCCGTGGGCGTTCGCCGGCCTGGCTGGCGGGTAAGAATCGCGAACGCTTCCTGATCTCCGAGTGA
- a CDS encoding BON domain-containing protein — translation MKTWPVATLLFLFGVSLHAQQSDLKNWYNDPFFTLSQGFADCPVPLGPLMTHAQMESDAHYRVERGTTCWLAHKCSKPNSYLYDAPIADAIHARFTDPHAFDGTSIWIMVQRRFVYVDGCSPRSFDRHALQQELEAIPDVEQVFMRIGTDAHGPLPYKTLAAPDDPANGHADEDTAPK, via the coding sequence ATGAAGACCTGGCCTGTCGCTACATTGCTATTCCTGTTTGGCGTATCGCTGCATGCGCAGCAGAGCGACCTCAAGAACTGGTACAACGACCCGTTCTTCACTCTCTCGCAGGGCTTTGCCGATTGTCCGGTGCCGCTCGGGCCGCTGATGACGCACGCGCAGATGGAAAGCGATGCGCACTACCGGGTCGAGCGCGGGACGACCTGCTGGCTTGCGCATAAATGCTCGAAGCCGAACTCGTACCTGTACGACGCACCGATCGCCGACGCGATTCACGCGCGTTTCACGGATCCCCACGCGTTCGACGGCACGAGTATCTGGATCATGGTGCAGCGTCGCTTTGTCTACGTTGACGGCTGCTCGCCGCGCTCGTTCGATCGTCACGCGCTGCAACAGGAGCTGGAAGCAATTCCCGATGTCGAGCAGGTTTTCATGCGTATCGGCACGGATGCCCACGGGCCGCTTCCCTACAAGACGCTTGCTGCGCCTGACGATCCGGCGAATGGCCATGCCGACGAAGACACGGCTCCCAAGTGA